From one Streptomyces sp. N50 genomic stretch:
- a CDS encoding TauD/TfdA family dioxygenase produces MTDRQNWAPQHITPEVARVPATIQGLVEYLGSTDVHDLLDRHMALLFRGFEVNGTTLEDVMPLLLAERLAYVHGNTPRTKVGDNVYTSTEYPPEYAISMHNELSYAHSWPSRLLFSCVRPAASGGATPLLDSALWLDRLDDRIRESFSGGLCYRQYLHGGRGFGKSWQATFETDDPAQVEKLLGATGASWEWTASDALRVSHLRPSTIEHPGTGEEVWFNQADQWHAASLGEETMRDLASIVPADELPQSVTFADGSPIPDEYVLAVRDQGLALAVDVAWQQGDVLLIDNVAVAHGRRPFSGNRRVLVAMS; encoded by the coding sequence ATGACCGATCGGCAGAATTGGGCACCTCAGCACATCACCCCGGAAGTGGCGCGTGTACCGGCAACCATTCAAGGTCTTGTCGAATACCTCGGATCCACCGATGTCCACGATCTGCTGGACCGTCATATGGCTTTGCTCTTCAGGGGTTTCGAGGTGAACGGGACAACGCTGGAGGATGTGATGCCACTCCTGCTGGCCGAACGACTGGCGTACGTTCACGGAAACACGCCCAGAACCAAAGTCGGCGACAATGTCTACACGTCGACGGAATACCCACCCGAGTACGCGATCTCCATGCACAACGAACTCTCCTATGCGCATTCCTGGCCGTCACGCCTGCTCTTCTCCTGCGTGCGGCCGGCCGCTTCGGGGGGCGCGACCCCGCTCCTCGACAGCGCCCTCTGGCTGGACCGGCTCGACGACCGCATCCGGGAGTCCTTCAGCGGGGGCCTGTGCTACCGGCAGTACCTGCACGGCGGCCGGGGCTTCGGCAAGAGCTGGCAGGCGACCTTCGAGACGGACGACCCCGCGCAGGTCGAGAAGCTGCTGGGCGCCACCGGGGCCAGCTGGGAGTGGACCGCTTCCGACGCGCTGCGCGTCAGCCACCTCCGCCCCTCGACCATCGAACACCCGGGCACCGGTGAGGAGGTGTGGTTCAACCAGGCGGATCAGTGGCACGCCGCGTCCCTGGGCGAGGAGACGATGCGAGACCTCGCCTCGATCGTGCCCGCCGACGAACTCCCCCAGTCCGTGACCTTCGCCGACGGCTCCCCGATACCCGACGAGTACGTCCTCGCGGTGCGTGACCAAGGCCTGGCGCTGGCCGTGGACGTCGCCTGGCAGCAGGGCGACGTCCTGCTGATCGACAACGTCGCCGTGGCGCACGGGCGCAGGCCCTTCTCGGGCAACCGCCGGGTGCTGGTCGCCATGTCGTAG
- a CDS encoding non-ribosomal peptide synthetase → MTRPERVPLSFAQRRLWFIAQLQGPSPTYNVPLSLRLTGELDRTALNAALRDVVGRHEVLRTVFPDIDGQPFQRVLTVEETGFELAVTRVSQDGLAAAVAEAAAYGFDLSTEMPLRATLFEVGPDEYALVLLMHHIAGDGWSTSPLARDLTAAYAARSAGRAPQWAPLPVQYADYALWQREVLGDEDDPQSVLSQQVAYWSEALAGLPEELELPADRPRPAVASYRGCEVPLEIPAEVHERLVALARERGVTLFMVLQAALAVTLNRLGAGTDIPIGTANAGRTDEALDDLVGFFVNTLVLRTDLSGDPTFGEILERVRETSLSAFAHQDVPFERLVEELAPTRSLARHPLFQVNLTLENIAPTATSGDASALDAPRLRVGSLPASTGAAKLDLNVILGEVFEAGGGPRGLRGALIAAVDLFDAETTEQIAHRLLRVLEGAVEAPETRLSRIDALDADERRRVLGEWNDTAVGIGPVLVPGLFEAQVGRTPGAVAVVSGEHRVSFAELDSRANRLAHYLRAQGVGAESVVGLCLPRGVETIAGILAVWKAGAGYLPLDAGQPADRISYQLRDSRAVLTLTTEEILGDLPAGRYRLVAVDGTLTAMQLAALPDTAPEVSVEAGQLAYVIYTSGSTGRPKGVAVTHGALANYVSSVPGRVGFGVPGGRYAVLQGQATDLGNTVVFASLTTGGELHVLEEEEVTDPVAVAQYLAEQRIDYLKAVPSHVAALGAGAVLPAKSLVLGGEAASPALVGELLAAAGDREVFNHYGPTETTIGVATTRLTEETVASGVVPVGTPVANTRFYVLDAALKPVAPGVTGELYVAGAQLARGYVGQAGVTAERFVACPYGGSGERMYRTGDRARWTADGRLVFAGRADDQVKIRGFRVEPGEVQTAVAAHPQVTQAAVIAREDSPGDTRLVAYVVASGQDTDVAELPHAVREFTASRLPEHMVPAAVVVLDALPLTGNGKLDRKALPAPDHATGGGAEPVTRREEILCRTFAEVLGLSGVGMHDNFFRLGGHSLLAIRLVAALRERGVPVSVQSFFESPTPAGLAAAAGPEEPEQERRPASADPAPEGEGATESADATVVELDADEIAADLARARSATGMASVQDLLGTLLPIRTEGSKTPFFWVHPGGGLSWCYMPLAGYVSEGHPVYALQARGLDGTSEPAASLREMAADYVEQIRTVQESGPYQLVGWSAGGVVAHEMAVQLQAAGEEVSALVILDSYPSPGHDEDRPVPAGGPRDAVSGEPDSLESWKARQVERLTEEIREQMGEVLGDLSEDELAALARVNVNNTLVRVGHEFGRFEGDALLVVASEGRKEDAPEPEVWAPYVSGTVAAPRIARTHKEMGRPEALAEIWGLVADWLGLE, encoded by the coding sequence ATGACGCGCCCGGAGCGGGTGCCGCTCTCCTTCGCCCAGCGGCGGCTGTGGTTCATCGCACAGCTGCAGGGCCCCAGTCCGACGTACAACGTCCCCCTGTCGCTGCGCCTGACCGGCGAGCTGGACCGGACGGCGCTGAACGCCGCACTCCGGGACGTGGTCGGCCGGCACGAGGTGCTGCGCACAGTGTTCCCGGACATCGACGGGCAGCCGTTCCAGCGCGTTCTGACGGTGGAGGAGACCGGATTCGAACTGGCCGTCACCCGGGTGTCCCAGGACGGTCTTGCGGCGGCGGTCGCCGAGGCGGCGGCGTACGGCTTCGACCTGTCGACCGAGATGCCTCTGCGGGCCACGCTGTTCGAGGTGGGCCCGGACGAGTACGCGCTCGTGCTGCTGATGCACCACATCGCGGGTGACGGCTGGTCGACGTCGCCGCTGGCCCGGGACCTGACGGCCGCCTACGCGGCACGCAGCGCGGGCAGGGCGCCGCAGTGGGCTCCGCTGCCGGTGCAGTACGCGGACTACGCGCTGTGGCAGCGGGAGGTGCTCGGCGACGAGGACGACCCGCAGAGCGTGCTGTCCCAGCAAGTGGCGTACTGGAGCGAGGCGTTGGCGGGGCTCCCGGAGGAGCTGGAGCTGCCGGCCGACCGGCCGCGCCCGGCCGTGGCCTCCTACCGCGGGTGCGAGGTGCCGCTGGAGATTCCGGCCGAGGTGCACGAGCGTCTGGTGGCGCTGGCGCGTGAGCGGGGCGTGACGCTGTTCATGGTGCTGCAGGCGGCCCTCGCGGTGACCCTGAACCGGCTGGGTGCGGGGACGGACATCCCGATCGGCACGGCGAACGCGGGGCGCACCGACGAGGCCCTGGACGACCTGGTCGGCTTCTTCGTCAACACGCTGGTACTGCGCACGGACCTGTCCGGCGACCCGACGTTCGGCGAGATCCTGGAGCGCGTGCGGGAGACCAGCCTGTCGGCGTTCGCCCACCAGGACGTGCCGTTCGAGCGGCTGGTGGAGGAACTGGCCCCGACCCGCTCACTCGCCCGGCACCCCCTCTTCCAGGTCAATCTCACCTTGGAGAACATCGCTCCCACCGCGACGTCCGGTGACGCGTCGGCACTGGACGCACCACGACTGCGCGTCGGCTCGCTGCCCGCGAGCACCGGGGCGGCGAAGCTGGACCTGAACGTGATCCTCGGCGAGGTCTTCGAAGCCGGGGGCGGTCCCCGAGGACTACGCGGAGCCCTCATCGCCGCCGTGGATCTGTTCGACGCCGAGACGACCGAGCAGATCGCGCATCGGCTGCTGCGGGTTCTGGAAGGGGCCGTCGAAGCGCCGGAGACACGGCTGTCGCGGATTGACGCGCTGGACGCGGATGAGCGGCGTCGGGTGCTGGGTGAGTGGAACGACACGGCGGTCGGGATCGGACCGGTGTTGGTTCCGGGGCTGTTCGAGGCGCAGGTGGGGCGGACGCCGGGTGCGGTGGCGGTCGTCTCGGGTGAGCATCGAGTGTCGTTTGCGGAGCTTGATTCGCGGGCGAATCGACTGGCGCATTATCTGCGGGCGCAGGGTGTGGGTGCGGAGTCGGTGGTGGGGTTGTGCCTGCCGCGCGGTGTGGAGACGATCGCGGGCATTCTTGCCGTGTGGAAGGCGGGCGCGGGTTATCTGCCGCTTGACGCGGGGCAGCCGGCCGACCGGATTTCTTATCAACTCCGGGACAGTCGTGCGGTGTTGACGTTGACGACGGAGGAGATTCTGGGGGATCTGCCGGCGGGCCGGTATCGGCTGGTGGCGGTGGACGGGACGCTGACCGCGATGCAGTTGGCTGCGCTGCCGGATACGGCGCCCGAAGTGTCGGTCGAGGCTGGCCAGTTGGCGTATGTGATTTATACGTCGGGGTCGACGGGGCGGCCGAAGGGGGTTGCGGTCACGCACGGGGCGTTGGCGAACTATGTGTCGTCGGTGCCGGGTCGGGTGGGTTTTGGTGTGCCGGGTGGCCGGTATGCGGTGTTGCAGGGGCAGGCGACGGACCTGGGCAACACGGTGGTCTTCGCGAGTCTGACCACTGGGGGTGAGCTGCACGTCCTGGAGGAGGAAGAGGTCACCGACCCGGTGGCGGTAGCGCAGTACCTCGCCGAGCAGCGGATCGACTATCTCAAGGCGGTGCCGTCGCATGTGGCGGCGCTGGGTGCGGGTGCGGTGCTGCCCGCGAAGTCCCTCGTACTTGGGGGTGAAGCGGCCTCGCCCGCTCTGGTCGGGGAGTTGCTGGCGGCGGCCGGGGACCGGGAGGTGTTCAACCACTACGGTCCGACCGAGACGACGATCGGTGTCGCGACGACGCGTCTGACCGAGGAGACGGTGGCGTCCGGGGTTGTTCCGGTCGGCACACCTGTGGCCAACACCCGTTTCTACGTCCTGGATGCTGCCCTGAAGCCGGTGGCTCCGGGTGTGACCGGTGAACTGTATGTGGCTGGTGCGCAGTTGGCGCGTGGCTATGTGGGTCAGGCCGGTGTGACGGCGGAGCGGTTCGTGGCCTGCCCGTACGGCGGCTCGGGCGAGCGGATGTACCGCACCGGCGACCGGGCCCGCTGGACGGCCGACGGCAGGTTGGTGTTCGCGGGCCGGGCGGACGACCAGGTCAAGATCCGCGGCTTCCGGGTGGAGCCCGGTGAGGTGCAGACGGCGGTCGCAGCGCATCCGCAGGTCACCCAGGCGGCCGTGATCGCCCGCGAGGACAGTCCCGGCGACACCCGCCTGGTCGCCTACGTCGTCGCATCCGGCCAGGACACCGACGTAGCCGAACTCCCGCATGCCGTCCGGGAGTTCACGGCGTCCCGGCTGCCCGAGCACATGGTCCCCGCAGCGGTCGTCGTCCTGGACGCACTGCCGCTGACCGGCAACGGCAAGCTCGACCGCAAGGCCTTGCCCGCCCCCGACCACGCGACCGGCGGCGGGGCGGAGCCGGTCACCCGCCGGGAGGAGATCCTGTGCCGGACGTTTGCCGAGGTGCTCGGGCTGTCCGGTGTGGGGATGCACGACAACTTCTTCCGGCTGGGCGGGCACTCGCTGCTGGCGATCCGGCTTGTCGCGGCTCTGCGGGAGCGCGGCGTGCCGGTCTCCGTACAGTCCTTCTTCGAGTCGCCGACGCCGGCGGGACTCGCCGCGGCGGCCGGACCGGAAGAACCGGAACAGGAGCGGCGTCCGGCATCGGCGGATCCGGCTCCCGAGGGTGAGGGTGCCACCGAATCCGCTGACGCGACGGTGGTCGAACTGGACGCCGATGAGATCGCGGCGGACCTGGCCCGGGCCCGCAGCGCGACGGGCATGGCGTCCGTCCAGGATCTGCTGGGGACGCTGCTGCCGATCCGTACCGAGGGCAGCAAGACGCCGTTCTTCTGGGTCCACCCGGGGGGCGGTCTCAGCTGGTGCTACATGCCACTGGCCGGTTACGTGTCGGAGGGGCACCCGGTCTACGCCCTGCAGGCCAGGGGCTTGGACGGGACGAGTGAACCGGCCGCCTCGCTACGGGAGATGGCGGCGGACTACGTCGAGCAGATCCGCACCGTTCAGGAGTCCGGTCCGTACCAGCTGGTCGGATGGTCCGCCGGCGGGGTGGTGGCGCACGAGATGGCCGTACAACTGCAGGCCGCGGGCGAGGAGGTGTCCGCCCTGGTCATCCTGGACTCGTACCCGTCGCCCGGCCACGACGAGGATCGGCCGGTGCCCGCGGGCGGCCCGAGGGACGCGGTGAGCGGGGAACCCGACTCGCTGGAATCCTGGAAGGCGCGGCAGGTCGAGCGGTTGACGGAGGAGATCCGCGAGCAGATGGGTGAGGTCCTCGGGGATCTCTCGGAGGACGAACTGGCCGCGCTCGCCCGGGTCAACGTGAACAACACCCTGGTCAGGGTCGGCCACGAGTTCGGCCGGTTCGAGGGTGACGCCCTGCTCGTCGTCGCCTCGGAGGGCCGCAAGGAGGACGCTCCCGAGCCGGAGGTGTGGGCGCCGTACGTCTCGGGAACCGTGGCGGCACCCCGAATCGCCCGCACGCACAAGGAGATGGGGCGGCCCGAGGCGCTGGCCGAGATCTGGGGCCTGGTGGCCGACTGGCTGGGACTGGAGTAG
- a CDS encoding ABC transporter permease, which translates to MYRTAFRNLLAHKGRLLMTALAIMLSTAFVAGTWIFSDTAKLAARNRVTTSYDDVSVLVSDLTAGHHAGARQKSAKASGRLTDATVRDFATLPGVEKTRGEVTGFLGVADKHGHMTSEAGTSRGGNYVPDASGKDSRYPMVKGRAPRQNGEIALDRKSAEKAGYQVGDVVRIASNGPVVKARLTGIFTTDEPMVSAGGTLTLMDTAYAQRTLLTSGQYSGIALTAKAGTSEAALLAEVRDKLPSNTQDVLKTGKQLDAEQADRLQQSGHSLRVILMFFAAVALFVSVFLIANTFVMLITQRARELALLRAVGASRSQVAKSVLAEALMVGFTASVCGLLCGVGIGAGLQAVMKAVKPSMPTGPLVFSATTVVVTLTLGTLVTVLSALLPAVRASRVPPVAAMNSGEQPAGQRSLLVRNAFGIAGVAIGAGVVLFGAGPRSSGLAKVALGAAFTAVGLLFLLPLLSRPVIALAAPLLIRLFRSPGKLARLNAVRNPRRTAATAGALAIGLTMITAMTVVGTSVTQAVDKTVTGSLKADYSIAMANSDGLSSDLAGAVAKAPGVAASSPVSYAYWGVDGTDHEIEGLDAASYDQLVSFTLKSGSVQALKQGRVLVDADVARISRLSVGSPVKVTYPDDSTGTMTVGGVFEDSKMLSSILVPNSVITEHQPDAYVKSILVKGTNGATGALEKSLKAATGDNPVIDVKDRTGMRSDFSSTITSALNLLYLLLGMSVLVAVLGVINTMAMSVAERRREIGMLRAIGMDRGGVKRMVQLESVVISLFGAASGMALGTFLAWGANRTFVGAQLDNVPTVIPYGQMLLFLFLSGFIGVVAAQWPARQAARLDILASIQTA; encoded by the coding sequence ATGTATCGCACCGCGTTCCGCAACCTGCTCGCCCACAAGGGCCGCCTGCTGATGACGGCGCTCGCCATCATGCTCTCCACGGCCTTCGTCGCCGGGACCTGGATCTTCTCCGACACCGCCAAACTGGCGGCGCGGAACAGGGTCACCACCAGCTACGACGACGTGTCGGTCCTGGTGTCCGACCTCACGGCCGGTCACCACGCCGGCGCCCGGCAGAAGAGCGCCAAGGCGTCCGGCCGGCTGACCGACGCCACCGTCCGGGACTTCGCGACGCTGCCGGGAGTGGAGAAGACACGCGGCGAGGTGACCGGATTCCTCGGTGTCGCCGACAAGCACGGCCACATGACCAGCGAGGCCGGCACGTCCAGGGGCGGCAACTATGTTCCGGACGCGTCCGGCAAGGATTCCCGCTACCCGATGGTCAAGGGCCGGGCTCCGCGGCAGAACGGCGAGATCGCCCTCGACAGGAAGAGCGCGGAGAAGGCCGGCTACCAGGTCGGCGACGTTGTCCGCATCGCCTCGAACGGCCCGGTGGTCAAGGCGAGACTGACGGGCATTTTCACCACCGATGAGCCCATGGTGTCCGCCGGCGGGACGCTGACCCTCATGGACACCGCCTACGCGCAGCGGACCTTGCTGACCTCCGGCCAGTACAGCGGAATCGCGCTCACGGCGAAGGCGGGCACATCCGAGGCCGCGCTGCTGGCCGAGGTCAGGGACAAGCTGCCGAGCAACACCCAGGACGTGCTCAAGACCGGCAAGCAGCTCGACGCCGAGCAGGCGGACCGGCTCCAGCAGAGCGGTCACAGCCTGCGCGTCATCCTGATGTTCTTCGCCGCCGTCGCGCTCTTCGTCAGTGTCTTCCTCATCGCCAACACCTTCGTCATGCTGATCACCCAGCGCGCCAGGGAACTCGCCCTGCTGCGCGCGGTCGGCGCGAGCCGCTCGCAGGTCGCCAAGTCGGTCCTCGCCGAAGCACTGATGGTCGGCTTCACCGCCTCCGTGTGCGGCTTGCTCTGCGGTGTCGGTATCGGTGCCGGGCTGCAGGCCGTCATGAAGGCGGTGAAGCCGAGCATGCCGACCGGCCCGCTGGTCTTCAGCGCGACGACGGTCGTCGTCACTCTCACCCTCGGCACCCTCGTCACCGTTCTCTCCGCCCTGCTGCCCGCGGTGCGCGCTTCCCGGGTTCCGCCGGTGGCCGCGATGAACAGCGGCGAGCAGCCGGCCGGTCAACGCAGCCTGCTGGTCCGCAACGCCTTCGGTATCGCGGGCGTCGCGATCGGTGCGGGGGTGGTCCTTTTCGGCGCCGGCCCTCGCTCGTCCGGGCTGGCCAAGGTCGCCTTGGGTGCCGCGTTCACCGCCGTGGGCCTGCTGTTCCTGCTGCCGCTGCTGTCGCGCCCCGTCATCGCGCTGGCCGCCCCGCTGCTGATCAGGCTCTTCCGCAGCCCGGGAAAGCTGGCCCGCCTCAACGCGGTCCGCAACCCGCGCCGCACCGCGGCGACGGCCGGGGCGCTCGCCATCGGCCTCACGATGATCACCGCGATGACCGTGGTCGGCACCTCGGTGACCCAGGCCGTCGACAAGACCGTCACGGGGAGCCTCAAGGCCGACTACTCCATCGCCATGGCCAACAGCGACGGCCTCTCCTCCGACCTGGCCGGCGCCGTCGCCAAGGCGCCCGGGGTAGCTGCCTCCAGCCCGGTCTCCTATGCCTACTGGGGCGTGGACGGCACCGACCACGAGATCGAAGGACTCGACGCCGCCAGCTACGACCAGCTGGTCAGCTTCACCCTCAAGTCCGGCTCGGTCCAAGCCCTCAAGCAGGGACGGGTCCTGGTGGACGCCGACGTCGCGAGGATCAGCCGCCTGTCGGTCGGCTCCCCGGTGAAGGTCACCTACCCGGACGACTCCACCGGCACGATGACCGTCGGCGGCGTCTTCGAGGACAGCAAGATGCTGTCCTCGATCCTGGTCCCCAACTCCGTGATCACCGAGCACCAGCCCGACGCGTACGTCAAAAGCATCCTGGTCAAAGGTACGAACGGTGCCACCGGCGCCCTGGAGAAGTCGCTCAAGGCCGCCACGGGCGACAACCCGGTGATCGACGTCAAGGACCGGACGGGCATGCGGAGCGACTTCAGCAGCACCATCACATCCGCCCTCAACCTGCTCTATCTGCTTCTCGGGATGTCCGTTCTGGTCGCCGTCCTGGGCGTGATCAACACGATGGCCATGTCGGTCGCCGAACGCAGGCGTGAGATCGGCATGCTGCGCGCCATCGGCATGGACCGCGGTGGGGTCAAGCGCATGGTCCAGCTGGAGTCGGTGGTGATCTCGCTCTTCGGAGCGGCCTCCGGAATGGCACTGGGAACATTCCTGGCCTGGGGCGCCAACCGCACCTTCGTCGGCGCCCAGTTGGACAACGTCCCGACGGTCATCCCCTACGGCCAAATGCTTCTCTTCCTGTTCCTGTCCGGGTTCATCGGTGTCGTCGCCGCCCAGTGGCCGGCCCGCCAGGCCGCCCGGCTCGACATTCTGGCGAGTATCCAGACGGCCTGA